One window of Botrimarina mediterranea genomic DNA carries:
- a CDS encoding UvrB/UvrC motif-containing protein, whose protein sequence is MKCQKCDRPATFHITDLVDGEPKEVHLCEVCAKEFLSPITQDSDSAMPEMAGLLAQQLAIGQTAEELAELDQRVCPVCGISFLEFRKQGRLGCPHDYVHFAKELEPLLVNIHGETQHVGKTPRRGGANAEQQTQLIRLRREMKEAVTKENYERASQLRDQIREIEQAS, encoded by the coding sequence ATGAAGTGCCAGAAGTGCGACCGACCGGCGACCTTCCACATCACCGACCTCGTCGATGGTGAGCCGAAGGAGGTCCACCTCTGCGAGGTCTGCGCCAAGGAGTTTCTGTCGCCGATCACGCAGGACTCGGACTCGGCCATGCCGGAGATGGCGGGCCTGCTCGCGCAGCAGCTGGCGATCGGCCAGACGGCCGAGGAGCTCGCCGAGCTGGATCAACGGGTGTGCCCCGTGTGCGGCATCAGCTTCCTCGAGTTCCGCAAGCAAGGCCGCTTGGGGTGCCCGCACGACTACGTCCACTTCGCCAAGGAGCTGGAGCCGCTGCTGGTGAACATCCACGGCGAGACGCAGCACGTCGGCAAGACGCCCCGCCGCGGCGGCGCCAACGCCGAGCAGCAGACCCAGCTCATCCGCCTCCGCCGCGAGATGAAAGAAGCGGTGACGAAAGAGAACTACGAGCGCGCGTCACAGTTGCGCGATCAGATCCGTGAGATTGAGCAAGCAAGTTAG
- a CDS encoding protein arginine kinase yields MSLDFESMAHHCGEWLRASGPESDIVISSRVRLARNLTDFPFIARATESDREQIEQILHARIEALQAAGKLPPAQPSNELHYVNVSQLPEIDRQFLMERQLISRELADAEGARAVVIDGGERFSVMINEEDHLRLQVMHSGLDLETAWREINEIDDLLEEQINYAYNDRLGYLTACPTNVGTGIRVSVMLHLPALVITRQIDKVFRSLQKINLAVRGLYGEGSQAMGDFYQISNQVTLGMPEEELLKKVADVVPVLLEYERQARDFLIRESQETLHDRVSRAFGILRTAQTISSEETLHLLSSVRMGVNLGLIGDVGIPTVNKLFVHTQPAHLQKLAGMELDQSDRNIERASYLRRHLNGGTSTTGAN; encoded by the coding sequence ATGTCTCTCGACTTCGAATCGATGGCCCACCACTGCGGGGAGTGGCTCCGCGCGTCGGGCCCCGAGTCGGACATCGTCATCAGCAGCCGCGTGCGTCTGGCGCGCAACCTGACCGACTTCCCGTTCATCGCCCGGGCGACCGAGTCGGACCGTGAACAGATCGAGCAGATCCTGCACGCCCGGATCGAGGCGCTCCAGGCGGCCGGCAAGCTCCCCCCCGCCCAGCCCAGCAACGAGCTGCACTACGTCAACGTCAGCCAGCTTCCCGAGATCGACCGCCAGTTCCTGATGGAACGGCAGCTGATCAGCCGCGAGCTGGCCGACGCCGAGGGCGCGCGGGCCGTGGTGATCGATGGCGGCGAGCGCTTCAGCGTGATGATCAACGAAGAGGATCACCTGCGTCTGCAAGTGATGCACTCGGGCCTCGACCTCGAGACCGCTTGGCGAGAGATCAACGAGATCGACGACCTGCTCGAAGAGCAGATCAACTACGCCTACAACGACCGCCTCGGCTACCTGACGGCGTGCCCCACCAATGTCGGCACCGGCATCCGCGTCAGCGTGATGCTCCACCTGCCCGCGCTGGTGATCACGCGGCAGATCGACAAGGTCTTCCGCAGCCTGCAGAAGATCAACCTCGCCGTCCGCGGCCTGTACGGCGAGGGCTCGCAAGCGATGGGCGACTTCTATCAGATCTCGAACCAGGTCACCCTCGGCATGCCCGAGGAAGAGTTATTGAAGAAGGTCGCCGACGTGGTGCCGGTGCTGCTGGAGTACGAACGGCAGGCGCGGGACTTCTTGATCCGCGAAAGCCAAGAGACGCTGCACGACCGCGTCAGCCGGGCGTTCGGCATCCTGCGGACCGCGCAGACGATCTCGAGCGAAGAGACGCTGCACCTGCTGTCGAGCGTCCGCATGGGCGTGAACCTCGGCCTGATCGGCGATGTCGGCATCCCGACGGTCAACAAGCTGTTCGTCCACACCCAGCCCGCGCACTTGCAAAAGCTCGCCGGCATGGAGCTCGACCAATCCGACCGCAACATCGAACGCGCCAGCTACCTACGCCGCCACCTGAACGGCGGTACGTCGACGACGGGGGCGAACTGA
- a CDS encoding DUF488 domain-containing protein — MSSPALRTIYTVGYSTHEWPAFVALLRGAGITALADVRSNPQARLPQYRQENLAPGLRAEGIAYVWLGKELGARRDERECYVNGQVDYELVATLPNFRAGLARLEKGVVDHTVTLMCAEREPLDCHRGVLIARVLKAGGWRVRHLRADGSIEEHDETERRMVQRVGIDPLLDAGVEHETLVERAYRELGRAMTYKPPQDADG, encoded by the coding sequence GTGTCTTCGCCCGCACTTCGCACGATCTACACCGTCGGCTACTCGACCCACGAGTGGCCCGCGTTCGTCGCTTTGCTACGCGGCGCCGGGATTACCGCCCTGGCGGACGTCCGCTCGAATCCCCAAGCGCGGCTGCCGCAGTATCGGCAAGAGAATCTGGCGCCGGGGCTGCGTGCTGAGGGTATCGCTTACGTCTGGCTTGGCAAGGAGCTCGGCGCGCGGCGTGACGAGCGTGAGTGTTACGTCAACGGGCAAGTCGATTACGAGCTCGTCGCCACTCTGCCGAACTTCCGCGCGGGGCTTGCTCGACTTGAGAAGGGCGTCGTCGATCACACGGTCACGCTGATGTGCGCCGAGCGCGAACCGCTCGACTGTCATCGGGGCGTGCTCATCGCGCGTGTCTTGAAAGCCGGGGGCTGGCGCGTGCGGCATCTCCGCGCGGATGGTTCCATCGAAGAGCACGACGAGACCGAGCGGCGGATGGTCCAGCGCGTCGGCATCGACCCACTGCTCGATGCGGGAGTCGAACACGAGACGCTCGTCGAGCGAGCGTATCGAGAGCTAGGCCGCGCGATGACCTACAAGCCGCCCCAAGACGCCGATGGGTAG
- a CDS encoding uracil-DNA glycosylase family protein: MSIVEEAIRSAKRLSKAASALSFDAPVTHVYNPLAYAWKPHEAYLRRLNPKGVRVLFLGMNPGPWGMAQTGVPFGEVASVRDWIGIEETVKRPAAEHPKRPIEGFACQRSEVSGQRLWGLFRERFGTSAKFFKEHFVANYCPLVFMTESGKNHTPDHLPKSERKPLDAACDKHLAELLQVTNPEWAVGVGKYAEACLKRVAGDSVRVTTVLHPSPASPAANRGWAPAATRQLVESGVWEA; encoded by the coding sequence GTGTCCATCGTTGAAGAAGCGATTCGTTCGGCGAAGCGATTGTCGAAGGCCGCCAGCGCTTTGTCGTTCGACGCGCCGGTGACGCATGTCTACAACCCGCTCGCTTACGCTTGGAAGCCGCACGAGGCCTACTTGCGGCGGCTGAACCCCAAGGGTGTGCGGGTGTTGTTCCTCGGGATGAACCCTGGGCCGTGGGGCATGGCGCAGACGGGCGTCCCCTTTGGCGAGGTCGCGTCGGTGCGCGATTGGATCGGCATCGAAGAGACCGTGAAGCGGCCCGCCGCTGAACACCCCAAGCGCCCCATCGAGGGCTTTGCTTGCCAGCGCAGCGAGGTCTCGGGCCAGCGACTGTGGGGACTCTTCCGCGAGCGCTTCGGGACCTCCGCCAAGTTCTTCAAAGAACACTTCGTCGCCAACTACTGCCCGCTGGTCTTCATGACCGAAAGCGGCAAGAACCACACGCCCGACCATCTTCCGAAGTCGGAGCGCAAGCCGCTCGACGCGGCATGCGACAAGCACTTGGCCGAACTGCTACAGGTCACCAACCCCGAGTGGGCGGTCGGCGTCGGCAAGTACGCCGAGGCGTGCCTCAAGCGCGTCGCGGGCGACTCGGTGCGGGTGACGACGGTCCTCCATCCGAGCCCGGCGAGCCCGGCCGCCAACCGCGGTTGGGCCCCGGCGGCGACCCGGCAGCTGGTCGAATCGGGGGTGTGGGAGGCGTAA
- a CDS encoding polyphosphate kinase 2 family protein: MPKPITFKPGSKIKLADIDPRHVEGDWTKESAHERIKENTERSRDLAYRLYAENRRALLLVLQGMDTAGKDGTIRTVMTGINPQSFHIQSFKQPSPEELDHDFLWRIHKSVPRRGEIGIFNRSHYEDVLVVRVHNLVPEDEWKGRYERINEFERLLVEGRVTMVKCFLHVSKEEQRERLQARLDNPDKRWKFSSGDLAERKLWGKYQEAYEDALEKCNTEHAPWRIIPSDRKWYRNLIVSELVKDTLEAMDPQFPPSEPGLDGVVVE; this comes from the coding sequence ATGCCCAAGCCCATCACCTTCAAGCCCGGCTCGAAGATCAAACTTGCCGATATCGATCCGCGCCACGTCGAGGGCGATTGGACCAAGGAGTCGGCGCACGAGCGGATCAAAGAGAACACCGAGCGCTCGCGCGACTTGGCTTACCGGCTCTACGCCGAGAACCGGCGGGCGCTGCTCTTGGTGCTGCAAGGGATGGACACGGCGGGCAAGGACGGCACCATCCGCACCGTGATGACGGGGATCAACCCGCAGAGCTTCCATATCCAGTCGTTCAAGCAGCCTAGCCCCGAAGAGCTCGACCATGACTTTCTGTGGCGAATTCACAAGTCGGTCCCGCGGCGCGGCGAGATCGGCATCTTCAATCGTTCTCACTACGAAGACGTGCTCGTGGTGCGGGTCCACAACCTCGTTCCGGAGGATGAATGGAAGGGGCGCTATGAGCGGATCAACGAGTTCGAAAGGCTGTTGGTTGAGGGTCGAGTGACCATGGTGAAGTGCTTCCTGCATGTCAGCAAGGAGGAGCAACGCGAGCGGCTGCAGGCGCGGCTCGACAACCCTGACAAGCGTTGGAAGTTCAGCTCGGGCGACCTCGCCGAACGGAAGCTGTGGGGAAAGTACCAGGAGGCTTACGAGGACGCCCTCGAGAAGTGCAACACCGAGCACGCCCCGTGGCGCATCATCCCCTCGGACCGCAAATGGTACCGCAATCTCATCGTGAGCGAGCTCGTCAAAGACACGCTCGAAGCGATGGACCCGCAGTTCCCACCCAGCGAACCGGGCCTCGACGGCGTCGTCGTTGAGTGA
- a CDS encoding CPXCG motif-containing cysteine-rich protein, producing MTPETSYICGECGEEIVVPIDLSAGRVQEYVEDCPVCCRPNVIRVEIGPEGETRVWSELE from the coding sequence ATGACCCCCGAAACCTCCTACATCTGCGGCGAGTGCGGCGAAGAAATCGTCGTGCCGATCGACCTCTCCGCCGGGCGGGTACAGGAGTACGTCGAAGACTGCCCTGTCTGCTGCCGACCCAACGTGATCCGGGTCGAGATCGGTCCGGAGGGGGAGACGCGGGTTTGGTCGGAGTTGGAGTGA
- a CDS encoding RtcB family protein: MNRKQLEKLGVPPACVPVAIRCLSTAAEKGTGFGLKGKRAKESITALLADADAFAADPVWADFAAALKEHHDERVGEPDRPPVHYTAWECPTAEDAIDPGAHDQMRAACRVPSAVGAALMPDAHIGYGLPIGGVLACENAVIPYAVGVDIACRMKLSVLDMPVESLATRRNAYRESLEKGTRFGVGVEHTPRQQHDVMDLDWNVTRITREKKDTAWKQLGTSGSGNHFVEFGELVVDERSDDLGLDPGRYVALLSHSGSRGAGAAVCSTYSQIAQRLLPKRYAEFGRLGWLSLDSEEGQAYWAAMNLMGEYAAANHAVIHRLVAKLLGAHVVGGVENHHNFAWKETHNPDGRGEREVIVHRKGATPAAAGELGVIPGSMGTPAFVVRGRGVAASLKSASHGAGRRMSRRQANDTFRFGAEQKRLAADGVEVLAAGADEVPGVYKDIHAVMAAQQDLVDVLARFEPRLVKMCGDGSRAED, encoded by the coding sequence ATGAACCGCAAGCAACTCGAAAAACTCGGCGTCCCGCCGGCGTGCGTGCCCGTCGCCATCCGCTGTCTCTCGACCGCGGCGGAGAAGGGAACCGGCTTCGGCCTCAAGGGGAAACGCGCGAAGGAGTCGATCACGGCGCTGCTTGCGGACGCCGACGCGTTCGCGGCCGACCCCGTGTGGGCCGACTTCGCCGCGGCGCTGAAGGAGCACCACGACGAACGCGTGGGCGAACCCGATCGGCCGCCGGTTCACTACACGGCTTGGGAGTGCCCAACGGCGGAAGACGCCATCGATCCCGGCGCGCACGACCAGATGCGCGCGGCGTGTCGGGTCCCGTCGGCGGTCGGCGCTGCGCTGATGCCCGACGCGCATATCGGCTACGGCCTGCCGATCGGCGGCGTGCTCGCTTGCGAGAACGCGGTCATCCCCTACGCGGTCGGCGTGGACATCGCTTGTCGCATGAAGCTGTCGGTGCTCGACATGCCGGTCGAGTCGCTTGCGACGCGTCGCAACGCCTACCGCGAATCGCTTGAGAAGGGGACGCGCTTCGGCGTCGGCGTCGAGCACACGCCGCGGCAGCAGCACGACGTGATGGACCTCGACTGGAATGTCACCCGCATTACGCGCGAGAAGAAGGACACTGCCTGGAAACAGCTCGGCACGAGCGGCTCGGGCAATCACTTCGTTGAGTTCGGCGAGCTGGTCGTTGACGAACGCTCGGATGACCTTGGACTCGACCCGGGACGCTACGTCGCGCTGCTCAGCCACAGCGGCAGCCGCGGCGCCGGGGCGGCCGTGTGCAGCACGTACAGCCAGATCGCGCAGCGCCTGTTGCCGAAACGTTACGCGGAGTTTGGTCGCTTGGGTTGGCTGTCGCTCGACTCCGAAGAGGGGCAGGCTTACTGGGCGGCGATGAACCTGATGGGCGAGTACGCCGCGGCGAACCACGCGGTGATCCATCGCCTCGTCGCCAAGCTCCTCGGCGCCCACGTCGTCGGCGGCGTGGAGAACCACCACAACTTTGCCTGGAAAGAGACGCACAACCCCGATGGCCGTGGCGAACGCGAGGTGATCGTGCATCGCAAGGGCGCCACCCCGGCGGCGGCGGGCGAACTCGGCGTGATCCCCGGCTCGATGGGGACGCCGGCGTTCGTTGTCCGTGGCCGCGGCGTGGCGGCGAGCCTCAAGAGCGCGTCGCACGGGGCCGGACGTCGCATGAGCCGCCGCCAGGCGAACGACACCTTCCGCTTCGGCGCCGAGCAGAAGCGGCTCGCTGCCGACGGCGTCGAGGTCCTCGCCGCCGGCGCCGACGAAGTGCCGGGCGTCTACAAAGACATCCACGCCGTAATGGCCGCGCAGCAAGACCTTGTCGATGTGCTCGCCCGCTTCGAGCCCCGCCTGGTAAAGATGTGCGGCGACGGCAGCCGGGCGGAGGACTGA
- a CDS encoding secretin N-terminal domain-containing protein, protein MPAARPCYKNLLVATTGFIAVIALGLFADDRALAQPPGVVIQGQPFRGGRPPGMAMPSGAQPGQPPGDQSKSDDKDKKEEGEKKDDDKDKKDEEKKDGAVKRPDEPPKPADPRELDAKPDASGRITFSFNGQSWADVLQWLANVSELSLDWRELPSDYLNLTTQRSYTLDEARDLINRHLQARGYALLLSGEVLSVVKLDAVDPSLVPRVTEEDLYDLLPHDLVKLSIELPEGLDVTKAVEDVKQALSPNAKVLPLAATKRLLMIDTVANLRMVSALLNAERLAVEGRAVPREFVLQYVQAASVIDTLYVVLGLDPNSRPSQMELQMQQQKMQLMQQLAQRGKDVTQMLKKDGPPVYLAYNRQRNSVLVNAPEAEMRVIERTIKALDIPVGGAAAADDDGPMVRTLEQYRLKTISPDAVITTLEEIGNLSPRAELRGDSDSKTIFARASDADHEKIAELIEQLDGSETQVEVFWLRRLPAEAVAGSIQSLIIEKPKKKDNNNDYPFYVFGGRRNQEPEEPETLLRVDADIENNRLIARGTPQQLDEVRDLLVKLGEPLGEGGDNRRVRVFDALDPDETQRLLDQIKAAWPAVGGGTELVIPPAPEEDAPADDDNDGDDDDDDDDKEEPTRGTVAVVTNPTPFRLLTTTTGSKPTDAEPTQQSKRDAEASDDSSPVTVQVDQRGRLVIASDDTAALDRLQELVEDLAPEPAKYEVFHVKNRTPDDIVYNLETYFKDFLAEDDDEPILDWWGRMRGGNSDKEPEPVRLSRRKPLRFLADDWSSSILVANATAAQLEEMERLINAWDRQPVNDRILTRRTATVKLRFSKASVVVSALKDVYRDLLSKGDREFDTEEEKASGTSLRYLTRIQHAAGDPTEPAGIPFGGVLSLGSDDAANVVIVSARSEVFDSVLETIEDIDQQARPTTTVQVVQLEGGLASNELRQALSRALTGEGAASAGNNNDRDRRGGDSRRGRDRGRGRGRGRD, encoded by the coding sequence ATGCCGGCTGCGCGTCCCTGTTACAAGAACCTACTCGTCGCCACGACGGGGTTTATCGCGGTGATCGCCTTGGGGCTGTTCGCCGACGATCGTGCTTTGGCGCAGCCGCCGGGGGTGGTGATTCAGGGGCAACCGTTCCGTGGCGGTCGCCCCCCGGGCATGGCCATGCCATCCGGCGCTCAACCCGGCCAGCCCCCCGGCGATCAATCGAAGTCCGACGACAAGGACAAGAAGGAAGAAGGGGAGAAGAAGGACGACGACAAAGATAAGAAAGACGAAGAAAAGAAGGACGGCGCCGTCAAACGCCCCGACGAGCCGCCCAAGCCCGCCGACCCGCGCGAGCTCGACGCCAAGCCCGACGCCAGCGGCCGGATCACGTTCTCGTTCAACGGCCAGTCGTGGGCCGACGTGCTGCAATGGCTGGCGAACGTTAGCGAGTTGTCGCTCGACTGGCGCGAGCTGCCGAGCGATTACCTCAACCTCACGACGCAGCGCTCGTATACGCTCGACGAGGCGCGGGACCTGATCAACCGCCACCTGCAAGCACGCGGCTACGCGCTGCTCTTATCGGGCGAGGTGCTCAGCGTCGTGAAGCTCGACGCGGTCGATCCGAGCCTCGTGCCCCGCGTCACCGAGGAAGACCTCTACGACCTGTTGCCGCACGACTTGGTGAAGCTGTCGATCGAGCTCCCCGAGGGCCTCGACGTCACGAAGGCCGTCGAGGACGTAAAGCAGGCGCTGAGCCCCAACGCCAAGGTGCTGCCGCTCGCCGCGACGAAGCGGCTGCTGATGATCGACACCGTGGCCAACCTGCGGATGGTCAGCGCGCTGCTCAACGCCGAGCGGCTGGCGGTCGAGGGGCGCGCTGTGCCGCGGGAGTTCGTGCTGCAGTACGTCCAAGCGGCGTCGGTGATCGACACGCTGTATGTGGTGCTGGGACTCGACCCCAACAGCCGGCCGAGCCAGATGGAGTTGCAGATGCAGCAGCAGAAGATGCAGCTGATGCAGCAGTTAGCGCAGCGCGGCAAGGACGTGACGCAGATGCTCAAGAAGGATGGGCCGCCGGTCTACCTCGCTTACAACCGCCAGCGGAACAGCGTCCTCGTCAACGCCCCCGAAGCCGAGATGCGGGTCATCGAACGCACCATCAAGGCGCTCGACATCCCCGTCGGCGGCGCCGCCGCGGCAGACGACGACGGCCCGATGGTGCGGACGCTCGAGCAGTACCGCCTCAAGACGATCAGCCCCGACGCCGTGATCACCACACTCGAAGAGATCGGCAACCTCAGCCCCCGCGCCGAGCTACGCGGCGACTCCGACAGCAAGACGATCTTCGCCCGTGCATCAGACGCGGACCACGAGAAGATCGCAGAACTGATCGAACAGCTGGACGGATCCGAGACGCAAGTCGAAGTCTTCTGGCTCCGCCGCTTGCCGGCCGAGGCGGTCGCAGGGTCCATCCAGTCATTGATCATCGAGAAGCCGAAGAAGAAAGACAACAACAACGATTACCCGTTCTATGTCTTTGGCGGCCGCCGCAACCAAGAGCCCGAGGAGCCCGAGACGCTGCTCCGTGTCGACGCCGACATCGAGAACAACCGGCTCATCGCCCGTGGCACGCCGCAGCAACTTGATGAGGTGCGCGACCTCCTGGTCAAGCTCGGCGAACCGCTCGGCGAAGGGGGCGACAACCGCCGGGTCCGCGTGTTTGACGCGCTGGACCCCGACGAGACACAACGCCTCCTGGATCAGATCAAAGCGGCGTGGCCCGCCGTCGGCGGCGGCACGGAACTCGTCATCCCACCGGCGCCGGAAGAAGACGCACCGGCCGATGACGATAACGACGGTGATGACGACGATGACGACGATGACAAGGAGGAGCCGACGCGCGGTACGGTTGCCGTCGTGACCAACCCGACCCCCTTCCGTCTGCTCACCACAACGACCGGGAGCAAACCTACGGACGCCGAGCCAACGCAGCAATCCAAGCGTGACGCCGAAGCGTCTGACGATTCATCGCCGGTCACCGTGCAAGTCGATCAGCGGGGCCGACTGGTAATCGCATCGGACGACACCGCGGCGCTGGACCGGTTGCAGGAGCTCGTCGAAGACTTGGCGCCGGAGCCCGCGAAGTACGAGGTGTTCCACGTCAAGAACCGCACCCCGGACGACATCGTCTACAACCTCGAGACCTACTTCAAAGACTTTCTCGCCGAGGACGATGACGAGCCGATCCTTGACTGGTGGGGACGCATGCGCGGCGGCAACAGCGACAAAGAACCCGAGCCTGTGCGACTCTCGCGGCGGAAGCCGCTGCGGTTCCTGGCGGATGACTGGAGCAGTTCGATCCTGGTGGCTAACGCCACCGCGGCGCAGCTGGAAGAGATGGAACGGCTGATCAATGCTTGGGACCGCCAGCCAGTGAACGACCGCATCCTCACCCGCCGCACCGCGACGGTGAAGCTGCGGTTCTCTAAAGCGTCGGTGGTGGTCTCGGCGTTGAAGGACGTCTATCGCGACCTCCTCAGCAAGGGCGACCGCGAGTTCGACACCGAGGAGGAAAAGGCTAGCGGCACGAGCCTGCGTTACCTGACGCGGATCCAGCATGCAGCGGGCGACCCCACCGAGCCGGCCGGCATCCCCTTCGGCGGCGTCTTGTCGCTCGGTTCGGACGACGCGGCGAACGTGGTGATCGTCTCGGCGCGGAGCGAGGTCTTCGACAGCGTGCTGGAGACGATCGAGGACATCGACCAACAGGCGCGACCGACGACGACCGTCCAGGTGGTCCAGCTCGAAGGGGGGCTCGCCAGCAACGAACTGCGGCAAGCGCTCTCTCGCGCGCTCACCGGCGAAGGCGCCGCGTCGGCGGGGAACAACAATGACCGCGACCGCCGAGGGGGCGATAGCCGTCGGGGGCGTGATCGTGGCCGCGGTCGCGGCCGCGGTCGAGATTGA